A genome region from Vicinamibacteria bacterium includes the following:
- a CDS encoding N-acetyltransferase — translation MSTVAPRPSVASLQVADLRSLPSTELERFWKLEIAIWREQLEWDVSAAVASLRQAFERGSLRGKAVRIGARTSAFGYYLVEGDRAVVSGLGVVPDERPMDGWSRGDLAHMLLSSLLGELRARRIRRIESQLITPDASWLVSSFQREGFRLHWRDFHRLPLERFRVVAAQGDGAPCLQLFRAWNLSEASDLMQGAHRGGVDAEMNELYRTNCGCRKLLNNILRQRGCGAAIVEASAMARHRVSDRAMGFCLVTETARHKAHLAQLAVAPDFQRRGVGRALIGHAAARLSSLGYETLSLMVSSGNAAAAELYRSVGFEPAFRFPVFSWERA, via the coding sequence ATGAGCACCGTCGCCCCTCGTCCATCGGTCGCAAGCCTCCAGGTCGCCGACCTCCGTTCGCTCCCTTCGACTGAGCTCGAACGCTTCTGGAAACTGGAGATCGCCATCTGGCGTGAGCAACTCGAATGGGATGTGAGCGCGGCGGTGGCATCGCTTCGTCAGGCGTTCGAGCGGGGAAGCCTGCGAGGCAAAGCGGTGCGCATCGGCGCCAGGACGTCGGCCTTCGGGTACTATCTCGTGGAAGGCGATCGCGCCGTCGTCTCGGGTCTCGGCGTCGTACCCGACGAACGGCCAATGGATGGGTGGAGTCGAGGTGACCTGGCACATATGCTGTTGAGCTCACTCCTGGGCGAGCTGCGGGCACGCCGTATCCGCCGGATCGAGAGCCAGCTGATCACGCCCGATGCTTCCTGGCTCGTCTCCTCTTTCCAGCGCGAGGGATTCAGACTCCATTGGCGCGATTTCCATCGACTCCCGCTCGAGCGTTTTCGCGTGGTCGCGGCCCAGGGTGACGGCGCGCCGTGCTTGCAACTCTTTCGAGCCTGGAACCTCTCCGAGGCATCGGATCTCATGCAGGGGGCTCACCGGGGTGGCGTCGACGCCGAGATGAACGAGCTGTACCGCACGAACTGCGGTTGCCGAAAACTGTTGAACAATATTCTACGCCAGCGGGGCTGCGGAGCGGCGATTGTGGAAGCGTCGGCGATGGCGCGACACCGCGTCAGCGACCGGGCCATGGGGTTCTGCCTCGTGACCGAAACGGCGCGGCACAAAGCCCATCTTGCCCAGCTCGCCGTCGCGCCCGACTTCCAGCGTCGGGGAGTTGGCCGCGCCCTGATCGGCCACGCCGCCGCCCGGCTCTCGAGCCTGGGTTACGAAACGCTTTCACTCATGGTTTCGAGCGGCAACGCCGCCGCGGCGGAGCTCTATCGCTCCGTCGGGTTCGAACCCGCCTTTCGATTCCCGGTTTTCAGCTGGGAGCGCGCCTAG